In the Klebsiella aerogenes KCTC 2190 genome, one interval contains:
- the smrB gene encoding endonuclease SmrB, whose protein sequence is MKKKTPLSAEDQALFRQLMTGTRQIKQDTIVHRPQRKKLSEVPPKRLLQEQVDNSHYFSDEFQPLLNTEGAMKYVRADVSHFELKKLRRGDYSPELFLDLHGLTQMQAKQELGALIAACRREHIFCACVMHGHGKHILKQQTPLWLAQHPHIMAFHQAPKEYGGDAALLVLIEVEEWLPPELP, encoded by the coding sequence ATGAAAAAGAAAACACCACTAAGCGCGGAGGATCAGGCGCTGTTCCGCCAGCTAATGACCGGCACCCGGCAAATTAAACAGGACACTATCGTACACCGCCCGCAGCGCAAGAAGCTCAGCGAGGTTCCGCCTAAGCGATTGCTGCAGGAACAGGTGGATAACAGCCACTATTTTTCCGACGAATTTCAGCCGTTGCTCAATACGGAAGGCGCGATGAAGTACGTGCGCGCGGATGTCAGCCATTTTGAGCTGAAAAAACTGCGCCGCGGCGACTATTCGCCGGAGCTGTTTCTCGATCTGCATGGCCTGACCCAGATGCAGGCAAAACAAGAATTGGGCGCGCTGATTGCCGCCTGCCGCCGCGAACATATCTTCTGCGCCTGCGTGATGCACGGACACGGAAAACATATCCTCAAGCAGCAAACGCCGCTGTGGCTGGCGCAACATCCGCATATTATGGCGTTCCATCAGGCACCAAAAGAGTACGGCGGCGATGCCGCGCTATTGGTACTGATTGAAGTTGAAGAGTGGTTGCCGCCGGAGCTTCCGTAA
- the prmB gene encoding 50S ribosomal protein L3 N(5)-glutamine methyltransferase, whose product MDKIFVDEAVNELQTIQDMLRWAVSRFSAANIWYGHGTDNPWDEAVQLVLPSLYLPLDIPEDMRTARLTSSEKHRIVERVIRRVNERIPVAYLTNKAWFCGHEFYVDERVLVPRSPIGELINNQFSGLINHKPQHILDMCTGSACIAIACAYAFPEAEVDAVDISPDALAVAEHNVEEHGLINQVTPIRSDLFRDLPKLQYDLIVTNPPYVDEEDMADLPDEYEHEPVLGLASGSDGLKLTRRILGCAPDYLNDDGILICEVGNSMVHLMEQYPDVPFIWLEFDNGGDGVFMLTKQQLIDARVHFGIYKD is encoded by the coding sequence GTGGATAAAATTTTTGTTGATGAAGCGGTCAATGAGCTGCAGACCATTCAGGACATGCTGCGTTGGGCGGTAAGTCGTTTTAGCGCCGCCAACATCTGGTACGGTCATGGCACCGATAACCCGTGGGATGAGGCCGTACAGCTGGTATTACCCTCGCTGTACCTGCCGTTAGATATACCGGAAGATATGCGCACCGCGCGCCTGACCTCCAGCGAAAAACATCGTATCGTCGAGCGCGTGATTCGCCGCGTCAACGAACGCATTCCCGTCGCTTACCTGACCAACAAAGCATGGTTCTGCGGCCATGAATTCTATGTCGATGAGCGCGTGCTGGTACCGCGCTCGCCGATTGGCGAACTGATCAATAACCAGTTCTCCGGGCTGATAAACCACAAACCGCAGCATATTCTCGATATGTGTACCGGTAGCGCCTGTATTGCCATCGCCTGCGCCTATGCCTTCCCGGAAGCGGAAGTCGACGCTGTCGATATCTCCCCGGACGCGCTGGCCGTTGCCGAACATAACGTTGAAGAACATGGCCTGATTAACCAGGTTACCCCGATCCGTTCCGATCTCTTCCGCGATCTGCCGAAGCTGCAGTACGATCTGATCGTGACCAATCCGCCGTACGTTGATGAAGAAGATATGGCCGATCTGCCTGATGAATATGAGCATGAGCCGGTTCTGGGTCTGGCTTCCGGTAGCGATGGCCTGAAGCTGACGCGCCGCATTCTTGGCTGCGCGCCGGATTACCTCAACGACGACGGTATTCTGATTTGTGAAGTCGGTAACAGCATGGTACATCTGATGGAGCAGTACCCGGACGTGCCGTTCATCTGGCTTGAGTTTGATAACGGCGGTGATGGCGTCTTTATGCTGACTAAACAGCAGCTTATTGACGCGCGGGTGCATTTCGGCATTTATAAAGACTAA
- the sixA gene encoding phosphohistidine phosphatase SixA, with the protein MQVFIMRHGDAALDAASDSVRPLTVCGCDESRQMATWLKGQKVDIERVLVSPYLRAEQTLDVVGECMNLPKDVDVMPELTPCGDVGMVSAYLQALANEGVKTALVVSHLPLVGYLVSELCPGETPPMFTTSAIACVTLDADGKGEFNWQMSPCNLRMAKAI; encoded by the coding sequence ATGCAAGTTTTTATCATGCGTCACGGCGACGCTGCCCTCGATGCAGCCAGTGACTCCGTTCGTCCCTTAACCGTTTGCGGTTGTGACGAATCTCGTCAGATGGCAACCTGGCTGAAAGGTCAAAAAGTGGATATTGAGCGGGTGCTTGTCAGCCCTTACCTGCGTGCAGAGCAAACTCTCGACGTAGTAGGGGAGTGCATGAACCTGCCGAAAGATGTCGACGTGATGCCGGAACTCACGCCGTGCGGCGATGTAGGGATGGTTAGCGCTTATCTTCAGGCGCTGGCGAATGAGGGCGTGAAAACGGCGCTGGTCGTTTCACACCTGCCGTTGGTGGGGTACCTCGTCTCAGAGCTGTGCCCGGGGGAAACGCCCCCGATGTTTACTACCTCAGCGATTGCCTGCGTCACCCTCGACGCCGACGGCAAGGGCGAATTCAACTGGCAGATGAGCCCCTGCAATTTGAGAATGGCGAAAGCCATCTAA